A window of Actinobacillus suis ATCC 33415 contains these coding sequences:
- a CDS encoding helix-turn-helix transcriptional regulator produces the protein MEHIPSIETNQPQTMATPPKQLLNVQDVRTVTGLSVTTIYKLVKDGAFPQPKKCGRSTRWRLADIQAYINS, from the coding sequence ATGGAACATATCCCATCAATCGAAACTAACCAACCTCAAACTATGGCAACTCCGCCAAAGCAATTACTCAATGTTCAAGATGTGCGCACAGTAACTGGTTTATCAGTTACTACTATCTACAAACTCGTGAAAGATGGCGCATTCCCACAGCCGAAAAAATGCGGGCGATCTACTCGTTGGCGTTTAGCGGATATTCAAGCCTATATCAATTCGTAG
- a CDS encoding ash family protein has protein sequence MNILQYITTNSDTIDNNPQGYLDMVHSVLSAEFAKNEENSTACKKNCFTSLANKVYATLAFAKSEAERGNSNNLLVANTSTPFNDRAFFVRGLNTPKENDQSKNGFVTFLSMVAFSGQRLIVGCVPQVAVFHPAKRYRQAVESKAIDSKNLLVELSAMIYLFKAVSRLDLRNTSKPISSFPCYTVRIKANSLEQAKAKVCPFFAVKEVVYA, from the coding sequence ATGAATATTTTACAGTACATCACAACAAATAGCGACACAATCGACAATAATCCGCAAGGTTATTTAGATATGGTTCATTCCGTACTATCGGCGGAATTTGCAAAAAATGAAGAAAATTCGACCGCTTGTAAAAAGAATTGCTTTACAAGTTTAGCGAATAAGGTTTATGCTACTCTCGCTTTCGCAAAATCGGAAGCCGAGCGTGGAAACTCGAATAATTTACTTGTGGCGAACACTAGCACGCCTTTCAATGACCGTGCTTTTTTTGTTCGTGGACTAAACACACCTAAAGAAAATGACCAATCCAAAAATGGATTCGTTACATTTCTCTCTATGGTAGCGTTTAGTGGGCAACGTTTAATCGTTGGCTGTGTTCCACAAGTCGCAGTTTTCCACCCCGCTAAACGCTATCGCCAAGCCGTGGAAAGCAAAGCGATAGACTCTAAAAATTTACTTGTGGAGCTATCAGCCATGATCTACCTATTCAAAGCCGTAAGCCGTTTAGACTTACGCAACACGTCAAAACCGATTTCATCATTCCCTTGCTATACCGTGCGTATTAAAGCCAATAGCTTAGAACAAGCTAAAGCTAAGGTCTGCCCTTTCTTTGCCGTTAAAGAGGTGGTTTATGCGTAA
- a CDS encoding DUF927 domain-containing protein, with amino-acid sequence MNKIRFYDDQLAKTNAFNDWIILAGRDVHKAYYRWNKETNHSEAGKGERWALIRDSFKLGNDMIPCLLDSKDLGQLDRLLLAPAAQRFIKIFQVGELPTLAKDKDDFRTRVLMNLAEHCPNLTAVEWLDEGFNTENLTSEYQRIKNGQHATAELLEQRTLNPEDDTAPRVEMRKRGGLKGLYYVTTRIVDGEKVESEKWLSDFVEVIGLGKGESEHFIILQKEKQERPLVMPLKDIGERDGWQYLKRNDVTVTTKQALRAELADYLQFKSRTAKQYYITDKTGWNEDLTAFTLPNGETLGQPQTPTIFRNLTQNIEGYRVSGTTADWVENIGRYCVGNPSMMLSIGVALSAPLLKPLEADGYGVHLYEDSTFGKTTALNIASSIYGHPRETRTAWNATPLALQNEAFSRNGLFMPLDEISEASPKAVAQTAYSLFNGQGKLQGAKEGGNRKSIKWLVANLSTGEEGLESYLKQQGIKVNAGQLVRLLNIPMKRATEFHGLADGKTHADALNANVMRYFGAVGVDWLTYLVQAEKSALRALYDKVKQSRLKSLPDNSEPQIKRVMADRFALIETALLLAKDILQWTEKDISNAITANFNEWVNAYGWHSKKHTQIIEQVNGWLLVNADTRFEEFPPDGTQKPISNKAGYRLVEDDRYFVFKSVFEDEALQGQTKEVALPVLVKAGILHKGEGNGYAYLQRIPHKINPKRTRAYLIEILNENSDE; translated from the coding sequence ATGAACAAAATCCGCTTTTATGATGACCAGTTAGCAAAAACGAACGCTTTCAACGATTGGATTATTCTAGCAGGAAGAGACGTACATAAAGCCTATTACCGATGGAATAAAGAGACTAACCATTCAGAAGCAGGCAAAGGCGAAAGATGGGCATTAATTCGTGATAGCTTCAAGCTAGGCAATGATATGATTCCGTGCTTGTTGGATAGCAAAGATTTGGGCCAATTAGACCGCTTGTTACTTGCGCCGGCAGCACAACGATTCATTAAAATATTCCAAGTGGGGGAACTCCCCACTTTGGCGAAAGATAAAGATGATTTTCGCACCCGAGTATTGATGAACCTCGCAGAACATTGCCCGAATCTTACCGCCGTAGAATGGCTAGATGAAGGCTTTAATACGGAAAACCTAACCAGCGAATATCAGCGCATTAAGAACGGACAGCACGCTACCGCAGAGCTTTTAGAGCAACGCACACTTAACCCCGAAGATGATACCGCTCCACGTGTAGAAATGCGTAAGCGTGGCGGATTAAAAGGCTTGTACTATGTTACTACTCGTATTGTGGACGGTGAGAAAGTCGAAAGCGAAAAATGGTTATCCGATTTTGTCGAGGTCATCGGACTAGGCAAAGGAGAAAGTGAACATTTCATTATTTTGCAAAAAGAGAAGCAAGAACGACCGCTTGTTATGCCGCTAAAAGATATTGGTGAGCGTGACGGCTGGCAGTATTTGAAACGTAATGATGTGACGGTAACTACTAAGCAAGCACTACGGGCGGAATTAGCCGATTATTTGCAATTTAAAAGCCGAACCGCCAAGCAGTATTACATTACCGACAAAACCGGCTGGAATGAAGATTTAACCGCTTTTACCTTGCCAAACGGGGAAACCTTAGGGCAACCGCAAACCCCGACCATTTTCCGCAATTTAACGCAGAATATCGAAGGATATAGAGTAAGCGGAACAACAGCGGACTGGGTGGAGAATATCGGGCGTTATTGCGTAGGTAATCCGTCGATGATGTTATCGATTGGCGTGGCATTAAGTGCGCCATTATTGAAACCTTTAGAGGCGGACGGCTACGGCGTACACCTTTACGAAGATTCAACATTCGGTAAAACAACCGCTTTAAATATCGCTTCCTCAATTTACGGACACCCAAGAGAAACTCGTACAGCATGGAACGCTACACCGTTGGCCTTACAGAACGAAGCCTTTAGCCGTAACGGGCTATTTATGCCGTTAGATGAAATCAGCGAAGCCAGTCCGAAAGCCGTCGCACAGACCGCTTATAGCTTGTTTAACGGACAAGGGAAGTTACAAGGTGCGAAAGAAGGTGGAAATCGCAAGTCGATTAAATGGCTAGTAGCGAATCTCTCCACCGGTGAGGAAGGTTTAGAGAGCTACCTCAAGCAACAAGGGATAAAGGTCAATGCCGGCCAATTAGTCCGCTTACTCAATATCCCGATGAAACGAGCGACAGAGTTTCACGGCTTGGCGGACGGTAAAACGCACGCTGACGCGCTCAATGCAAACGTCATGCGCTATTTTGGTGCGGTGGGTGTAGATTGGCTCACTTATCTAGTCCAAGCGGAAAAAAGCGCATTGAGAGCGTTATACGACAAAGTAAAACAATCTCGATTAAAGAGCTTGCCGGATAATTCAGAACCTCAAATTAAGCGGGTGATGGCGGATAGATTCGCCCTCATTGAAACCGCCTTATTATTGGCTAAGGATATCTTACAATGGACGGAAAAGGATATATCAAACGCTATCACGGCTAACTTCAATGAATGGGTAAACGCTTATGGCTGGCACTCGAAAAAGCATACACAGATCATTGAACAAGTGAACGGTTGGCTATTGGTAAATGCTGATACTCGTTTTGAAGAGTTTCCACCGGACGGCACACAGAAGCCTATCAGCAATAAAGCCGGTTATCGACTGGTAGAAGATGACCGTTATTTTGTCTTCAAAAGCGTATTTGAAGATGAAGCCTTACAAGGGCAGACGAAAGAGGTTGCACTTCCGGTATT